Proteins from one Mesorhizobium sp. M9A.F.Ca.ET.002.03.1.2 genomic window:
- a CDS encoding SDR family oxidoreductase: protein MTGRLEEKVALIVGSARGIGKGIAQRFAEEGAKLVLADTEIEAGQATADELGAAFIGTDISRMADAEAAVALALDRHGRLDILVQNAGIYPWQLIENTSPDDWDRVMAVNLRGTFNATLAALAPMKAQRFGRMLYTSSITGPHVTSPGHGHYAASKAGINGFIRSAALEFSGYGITVNGVEPGNILTEAIQLHRGAAYIKNMEDSIPLGRLGSPRDVANAFLFLASDDASYITGTTIVVDGGQLLPEGKDFRLLPP from the coding sequence ATGACCGGGCGTCTCGAAGAGAAGGTCGCGCTGATCGTCGGCAGTGCGCGCGGCATCGGCAAGGGCATAGCACAACGCTTCGCCGAGGAGGGTGCGAAGCTGGTCCTGGCCGATACCGAAATCGAGGCAGGGCAAGCGACCGCGGACGAGCTCGGCGCTGCCTTCATTGGCACCGACATCTCGCGGATGGCGGATGCGGAGGCCGCCGTCGCCCTGGCGCTCGACCGTCACGGCCGTCTCGACATCCTGGTCCAGAATGCCGGCATCTATCCCTGGCAGCTCATCGAGAACACCAGTCCGGACGATTGGGACCGGGTCATGGCCGTCAATCTGCGCGGCACCTTCAATGCAACGCTTGCAGCACTTGCGCCGATGAAGGCGCAACGCTTCGGGCGCATGCTCTACACCTCGTCCATCACCGGCCCGCACGTCACCAGCCCCGGCCACGGCCACTATGCCGCCAGCAAAGCGGGCATCAACGGCTTCATCCGCTCGGCGGCGCTCGAATTCTCCGGCTACGGCATCACCGTCAATGGCGTCGAGCCCGGCAACATCCTCACCGAAGCAATCCAGCTGCATCGCGGCGCGGCCTACATCAAGAACATGGAAGACTCCATCCCGCTCGGCCGGCTCGGCAGCCCGCGAGACGTGGCCAATGCCTTCCTGTTCCTCGCTTCGGACGACGCCAGCTACATCACCGGCACGACCATCGTCGTCGACGGCGGGCAGCTGCTGCCCGAAGGCAAGGATTTCCGGCTGCTGCCGCCATGA
- the crcB gene encoding fluoride efflux transporter CrcB, protein MKDILEGLVWIILGSAVGGPARYFVSGLVGRHIGETFPWGTMVTNVSGAFVIGLLAAAAIDGTLPTPAAWQFAVTGFLGSYTTVSSFSVQTLALVRDGQFLRAGGNVILSLILCLSAVALGYAVGSIMLGAGV, encoded by the coding sequence ATGAAGGACATTCTCGAAGGCTTGGTGTGGATCATTCTGGGCAGCGCTGTCGGCGGCCCAGCCCGGTACTTCGTGTCCGGTTTGGTCGGCCGGCACATCGGCGAGACGTTTCCCTGGGGCACAATGGTGACCAATGTCAGTGGCGCCTTCGTCATCGGGCTGCTCGCCGCAGCGGCGATCGACGGGACGTTGCCGACGCCTGCCGCCTGGCAATTCGCCGTCACCGGATTTCTTGGCAGCTACACCACCGTTTCCTCGTTCAGCGTGCAAACGCTGGCACTCGTTCGCGATGGCCAGTTCCTCCGGGCCGGCGGCAACGTGATCTTGTCTCTCATTCTCTGTCTGTCTGCGGTGGCGCTCGGATATGCGGTCGGCTCCATCATGTTGGGTGCGGGCGTATGA
- a CDS encoding DUF190 domain-containing protein, which produces MQIPRQAVLLRIFIGEDDRDDGHPLYESIVLKAREMDLAGATVLRGAMGFGHSSLLHTAKILRLSEDLPLIVEIVDSEDKINGFLPVLETIMSSGLVTLEKVQVLQYGVDRN; this is translated from the coding sequence ATGCAGATACCAAGACAGGCGGTGCTTTTGCGCATTTTCATTGGCGAGGATGACAGGGACGACGGTCACCCGCTCTACGAATCAATTGTGCTCAAGGCCCGCGAAATGGACCTGGCGGGCGCGACGGTGTTGCGGGGCGCCATGGGCTTCGGCCATTCGAGCCTGCTGCACACGGCAAAAATCCTCAGGCTTTCGGAAGACCTGCCGCTGATTGTCGAGATCGTCGACAGCGAGGACAAGATCAATGGCTTCCTGCCCGTGCTCGAAACGATCATGAGCAGCGGCCTGGTGACGTTGGAGAAGGTCCAGGTGCTGCAATATGGCGTAGATCGAAATTGA
- the crcB gene encoding fluoride efflux transporter CrcB, translating into MKLYLIVSAGSVIGSVLRALASIGTLAWLGPGFPWGTLLVNVIGSFVIGFYATLTGPGGRVFAGTRQRQFVMTGICGGFTTFSMFSYETFRFVQTGSWPMAGLNVGVSITTWLVAVWLGHMVASRLNRLGGV; encoded by the coding sequence GTGAAGCTCTATCTGATCGTTTCGGCCGGCTCCGTCATCGGCAGTGTTCTGCGCGCCCTTGCGTCGATCGGCACCCTCGCCTGGCTTGGTCCTGGTTTCCCCTGGGGCACCTTGCTCGTGAATGTCATCGGTTCGTTCGTCATCGGCTTCTATGCGACGCTGACCGGTCCGGGCGGACGTGTCTTCGCCGGGACGCGCCAGCGCCAGTTCGTCATGACCGGAATTTGCGGCGGGTTCACCACTTTTTCGATGTTCAGTTACGAAACGTTCCGTTTCGTACAGACAGGCAGCTGGCCGATGGCAGGACTGAACGTCGGCGTCTCGATCACGACCTGGCTCGTTGCAGTGTGGCTCGGCCACATGGTCGCATCGCGTCTCAACCGGTTGGGAGGAGTTTGA
- a CDS encoding RbsD/FucU family protein, producing the protein MLKGIDPLLNADVLQALRAMGHGDDLIIADTNFPSDSVARQTVLGKLLRIDAPAADVVKAVLSLYPLDNFVDDAAARMEIVGKPDEIPPVQTEVQREIDAAEGKAWPMISVERYAFYERAKKSYCVIQTGERRFYGCFAFRKGVVPPDAE; encoded by the coding sequence ATGCTCAAAGGAATCGATCCGCTGCTCAACGCCGACGTGCTCCAGGCGCTGCGGGCGATGGGCCACGGCGACGATTTGATCATCGCCGACACCAACTTCCCGTCCGATTCGGTGGCGCGCCAGACCGTGCTCGGCAAGCTGTTGCGCATCGACGCGCCGGCCGCGGATGTGGTCAAGGCGGTGCTGTCGCTCTATCCGCTGGATAATTTCGTCGACGACGCGGCCGCCCGCATGGAGATCGTCGGCAAGCCGGATGAGATTCCACCCGTACAGACGGAAGTGCAAAGAGAGATCGACGCCGCGGAGGGCAAGGCCTGGCCGATGATCTCGGTCGAGCGCTACGCCTTCTACGAGCGCGCCAAGAAGTCCTATTGCGTCATCCAGACCGGCGAGCGCCGCTTCTATGGCTGTTTCGCCTTCCGCAAGGGTGTCGTGCCGCCGGATGCGGAGTAG
- a CDS encoding gamma-glutamylcyclotransferase family protein — MTETVLYFAYGSNMDIRQMTERCPGAEVVGTGYLPGHALCFPRMSVKRNCGVSSAEPLEGAEVWGAVYRLTAFDLALLDQKEGYQPGRNRNLNSYTRLPVTVTMNGVATEMQTYFAERQAGTFLPDTAYLRHIRDGARHHKLPDDYLARLEALASSQEA; from the coding sequence GTGACCGAGACGGTTCTCTATTTCGCCTACGGATCAAACATGGACATTCGCCAGATGACCGAGCGCTGTCCCGGTGCCGAAGTCGTGGGCACGGGTTATTTGCCAGGCCATGCCCTGTGTTTTCCCAGGATGTCTGTGAAACGCAATTGCGGAGTGTCGTCGGCGGAACCACTGGAAGGGGCCGAAGTCTGGGGCGCCGTCTACCGCTTGACGGCCTTCGACCTGGCTCTGCTCGATCAGAAGGAAGGCTACCAGCCGGGCCGGAACAGGAACCTGAACAGCTACACTCGGCTTCCCGTAACGGTGACGATGAATGGCGTGGCAACCGAAATGCAGACCTACTTTGCCGAACGGCAAGCAGGGACGTTTTTGCCGGACACGGCCTACCTCAGGCATATTCGGGATGGCGCCAGACATCACAAGCTGCCAGATGACTATTTGGCCCGGCTTGAGGCGCTGGCCTCAAGCCAAGAGGCTTGA
- a CDS encoding ABC transporter permease, producing MNPRTRHALEFVLDNLVWFMLVFVLVVFSIFVPNYFQLGIFANIVEASSVLGVMSIGLALVIITGHMDLSVESVAALSAMAVGILFCSAGIGLGVQLHPEWLMVPVSLLLALTVGGIIGVINGYLVVKVKMSAFIITLASYIWVRGLVLVISGGRSAQDLAPAIRWFGIQRLLGLPLTAWIAIACFVVFSLIMAKTPFGRHLVMIGGNETATFRAGIRVNRNLVIAFVLAGAIAGLAGWLLAIRTSGATANLGVGLLFNAFAAVVIGGVSLKGGVGTLPGVYAGVLLLSSINTAINLMGLPANFTQVIHGLLVLAAVLLDAFKQTIRQRLA from the coding sequence ATGAATCCCCGCACGCGCCACGCCCTGGAGTTCGTCCTCGACAACCTCGTCTGGTTCATGCTGGTCTTCGTGCTGGTGGTCTTCTCCATCTTCGTTCCGAATTACTTCCAGCTCGGCATATTCGCCAACATCGTCGAGGCGTCGAGCGTGCTCGGCGTCATGTCGATCGGTCTGGCGCTCGTCATCATCACCGGACACATGGACCTGTCGGTCGAATCCGTGGCGGCGCTCAGCGCCATGGCGGTCGGCATCCTGTTCTGCTCGGCAGGTATCGGCCTTGGCGTCCAACTGCACCCCGAATGGCTGATGGTCCCGGTTTCGCTGCTGCTTGCCTTGACCGTCGGCGGCATCATCGGCGTCATCAACGGCTACCTGGTCGTGAAGGTGAAGATGAGCGCTTTCATCATTACGCTCGCGTCCTACATCTGGGTGCGCGGCCTCGTGCTGGTTATTTCGGGCGGCCGCTCCGCACAGGATCTTGCGCCGGCGATCCGCTGGTTCGGCATTCAGCGCCTGCTTGGCTTGCCGCTCACCGCGTGGATCGCCATTGCGTGTTTCGTCGTCTTCTCGCTGATCATGGCCAAGACACCCTTCGGCAGGCATCTCGTCATGATCGGCGGCAACGAGACGGCAACCTTCCGCGCCGGCATCCGCGTGAACCGCAACCTCGTCATCGCCTTCGTTCTTGCCGGAGCGATCGCCGGCCTCGCCGGCTGGCTGCTAGCAATCCGCACGTCGGGCGCCACGGCCAATCTCGGCGTCGGCCTGCTGTTCAACGCCTTCGCCGCCGTCGTCATCGGCGGTGTCAGCCTGAAGGGCGGCGTCGGCACCTTGCCCGGCGTCTATGCCGGCGTGCTGTTGCTGTCGTCCATCAACACGGCAATCAACCTCATGGGTCTTCCGGCCAACTTCACCCAGGTGATCCACGGCCTGCTCGTGCTTGCCGCCGTGCTGCTCGATGCTTTCAAGCAAACCATACGCCAGAGGCTGGCATGA
- the rbsK gene encoding ribokinase yields the protein MPGKPVVILGVFVADTAYRAARQPRMGETILGTSFTLGPGGKGSNQAVAAGRLGADITFLTRLGLDPFADMARQTWAQAGVKSAVIDTPESYTGAAYIFVEETTGNNAIIVSPGAAMLISPDDIEAHASLIRSAGVFVTQLEQPIGAALRALEIARGAGVTTILNPAPAASLPDRIYALCDYVTPNETEAEELTGIKVSSIDDARRAADNLLEKGVGAVIVTLGDKGALLHDARRSDHIDAVNAGPVVETTGAGDAFNGGLAAALARGVEPLQAVRFACAVAGISVTRPGTAPSMPTLEEVEALLARG from the coding sequence ATGCCAGGCAAGCCTGTCGTCATATTGGGCGTCTTTGTCGCCGACACCGCCTACCGCGCCGCCCGCCAGCCGCGCATGGGCGAAACCATCCTGGGCACCTCCTTTACGCTTGGCCCGGGCGGCAAGGGCTCCAATCAGGCGGTCGCGGCCGGCCGGCTCGGCGCCGACATCACCTTCCTGACGCGCCTTGGCCTCGATCCCTTTGCCGACATGGCCAGGCAGACCTGGGCGCAGGCTGGCGTGAAGAGCGCTGTCATCGATACGCCGGAGAGTTACACGGGGGCGGCCTATATTTTCGTCGAGGAGACGACCGGCAACAACGCCATCATCGTCAGTCCCGGTGCCGCCATGCTGATTTCGCCCGATGACATCGAGGCGCATGCCAGCCTGATCCGCTCGGCCGGCGTCTTCGTCACCCAGCTCGAACAGCCGATCGGGGCGGCGCTGCGGGCGCTGGAGATCGCGCGCGGGGCAGGGGTGACGACCATCCTCAACCCGGCGCCGGCGGCAAGCCTGCCTGACCGCATCTATGCGCTCTGCGACTATGTCACGCCCAACGAGACCGAGGCCGAGGAACTGACCGGCATCAAGGTTTCCTCCATCGACGACGCCCGCCGCGCCGCCGACAATCTGCTCGAAAAGGGCGTCGGCGCGGTCATTGTGACGCTCGGCGACAAGGGCGCGCTGCTGCATGACGCAAGGCGCTCCGACCATATCGACGCGGTCAACGCCGGCCCTGTGGTCGAGACGACCGGGGCAGGCGATGCCTTCAATGGCGGCCTTGCTGCAGCACTTGCGAGAGGGGTGGAACCGCTGCAGGCGGTCCGCTTCGCCTGCGCCGTCGCCGGCATCTCGGTGACGCGGCCCGGCACGGCGCCGTCGATGCCGACGCTGGAGGAGGTCGAGGCCTTGCTCGCCAGGGGGTGA